The genomic DNA AACGTTCCTCTTGGCATACCTGGTGAGGATCTCGACGGAGTCGTGCCTGCCTTAGAACTCCTGAAGCGGGTGAACCTCGGTGGGGAGGTTCCAAAACCAAAGAAGGCAGTTGTCGTGGGAGGAGGAAATGCGGCGATGGATGCTGCAAGGACGCTGCTTCGCCTTGGAGCTGAAGTGCACGTAGCCTATCGTCGCACAAAAAGCGAAATGCCTGCTATTCCTGAGGAAATTGAAGATGCTGAGAAAGAAGGCGTTATCTTCCACTTCCTCGTTGCTCCTTTAGAGGTAGTGGGGGAGAACGGTAAAGTCCGAGGGATCCGTTTCCAGAGGATGCGTCTTGGAGAGTTCGATAGAAGTGGTCGACGAAGACCGGTTCCCATCGAGGGTGCAGAGCTTTTCCTTGAGTGTGATCTTGTGGTGAGTGCGGTGGGACAGAAGCCGGATCTCTCAGGCATTGCTGAAGGCCTTGAGCTTGATACGCGGGGAAATATCAAGGTGAATCGGTACACTCTTGCTACCTCTCTTGAGGGTGTCTTTGCCGGAGGAGATGCCATAGGGCAGGAAGCCACGGTGGTCCATGCCATGGCTCTTGGGAAGAAAGCGGCCCATAGCATTCATGATTACCTCTGCAGAAAGAAGAAAGAAGAGGAAGAGGTGGTTATCCGTCCTGAGCGACCCAGGGTCATTGAGGAACCTCCAGTGCTTGAGGAAATCCCACGAGTTCATCCACCAGAGCTTCCCGTTACGGAGCGGATTTGTGGCTTTGCAGAGGTGAAACTCTGCCTTGATGAAGAAGATGTACGGAAGGAAGCTGCCCGGTGCCTCCGGTGTGATCTTGAGAAAGTTATAAAACGGTATCAGGAAATGGCCCTTGCAGAGGAGGGAAGCTGATGGAGTTTGTGTACCAGGATATTGAAGAAATCATTGCCAAGCACCAGGAGGAAAGGACTCCGCTACTCTGCATCCTCGAAGAGGTGCAGGAGAAGTGGGGGTATCTCCCCAAGGACGTTTTGGGATATATTGCAAAACGTCTCGATATCCCCTCAAGTACGGTCTACGGCGTTGCTACGTTCTATGCATTTTTGGAAACAAAGCCGGTTGGGAAGTACGTCATCCGGGTCTGCAAGAGCACACCCTGCCACGTTCGAGGGGCAACGAATGTCCTTGAGGCTCTGAAGAGAGAACTCGGAATCCGAGAAGGACAGACCACAAAAGACGGGAAGTTCACCCTCGAAGTTACGAGTTGTCTTGGTGTCTGTGGTGTTGCGCCGGCAATGATGATTAATGACGTCACGTATGGGAATCTTACCGAGGACCGAATTCGGGAGGTCCTCGCAATCTACCGGGACTGAGGAGGTACCGGAATGCTGTACCGTGCACATGTTCTCGTAGAAGTGACGAGTAACTCCATAGCCCTGGGGGCAGCCCAGGTTAAGGAACAACTGGAGCGAGAAATTGCCCGTTTGGGGCTCCAAAACGAGGTTAAGGTTCTGGAGACGGGCAGTTTCGGTGCCGCCATTCCTTCTCCATTTGTTGCTGTATACCCTGACAACGTTGTGTACGCTCCGGTAAAGGTGCAGGACGTACGTAGAATCGTAGAAGAGCACCTCTTGAAAGGACGGGTGGTAAAGGATCTCCTTTTCTTAGGCGAGCGGGGACGGGAGGTAGCAGCCTTTCTTCCTCCTTCTCCTGCGGCAAAGGAGAAGCGGGTAGTTCTCCGAAACTGTGGCCTCATCGATCCCCTGAACATCGAGGAGTACATCGCTCGAGACGGGTACATGGCCCTTGCCAAGGTCCTCACCGAGATGACTCCCGAGGAAGTCATCGAAGTGGTGAAGCGGTCCGGTCTCCAGGGACGAGGTGGCGCAGGGTTCCCCACCGGCCTCAAGTGGGAGTTCACAAGAAAGGCTGATGGAGAAGAGAAGTACATCGTGTGCAATGCTGATGAGGGAGAACCGGGTACTTTCAAGGACCGCCTGATTCTCGAGGGCGATCCCCACTCCGTCCTTGAGGCCATGGCCATTGCTGGATATGCCGTCGGAGCAAAGGAAGGGTACATCTACGTCCGGGCGGAGTACCCCCAAAGCATCAGGCATCTTGAGGTGGCTATTGCTCAGGCAAGAGAACGGGGACTCCTTGGGGAAAAGATTCTCGGTACCTCTTTCTCCTTCGATGTGAAGATACGAAAAGGAGCTGGGGCTTACGTTTGCGGAGAAGAGACGGCACTCCTTGAGTCCATCGAAGGGAAACGGGGAGAACCACGGGTAAAGCCACCTTATCCGCCCCAAAAGGGCCTTTGGGGAAAACCAACGGTTATCAACAATGTCGAGACCTTGGCGAACATCCCTCCCATCATCCTCAACGGAGCAGAGTGGTTCCGCAGCATCGGTACCCCGACTTGTCCCGGGACCAAGGTCTTTACGCTCACCGGGAATGTGAACAACCTCGGTCTTGTCGAGGTCCCCATGGGAATCACCCTGCGGGAACTTGTCTTTGAAATTGGTGGGGGAATCCGAGGAGGACACGGCCTGAAACTTGTACAGACTGGCGGTCCTTCTGGAGGTACGATGACACCGGACCTCCTTGAGGTTCCCATGGCCTTTGATACCCTTCCCCGGTACAACTCCGCCCTTGGTTCAGGGGCGCTTACCGTTATTGACGATACCCACTGCATTGTCGACGTGGTGAAAAACTTCGCTGAATTCTTCCTTCATGAGTCCTGTGGGAAGTGCACACCCTGTCGCGTGGGGAATAAGCGCGTTGTCGATATCCTTGAGCGTATCGCGGAGGGTCTGGGAACTCCTGAGGACTTGGAGAAGCTCCGCCACCTGGGATATAACATGAAGGCAACGGCCTTTTGTGGCCTTGGACAGGCTGCTCCGAATCCTCTCCTGCGATGCCTTGAGTTCTTCCAAGATGAATTTGAGGTCCATGTTCGGGAAAAGCGATGTCCGAAGGGCATCTGTGCAATGAAATCGAAATCCCAAGTCAAGAAAACCGTACGGATATAGTGGGGAGTGAACGGCAGATGGCAAAGACTATCGGCGAAATGAAGGAAAAGGCTCAAGCAGTATCCCTTGTGACTATTTACCTTGACGGTCGGGAAGTGCGGGTTCCTGAGGGAGTTACGATTCTTGAAGCTTGCCGCATGGAAGGCCTCCATATTCCCACCCTCTGTTACTTTGAAGGCCTCAGTCCATGGGGTGGTTGCCGCATTTGCGTGGTCGAGGTCGAAGGACAGCCGAATCTCGTAGCTTCCTGCGTTACTCCTGTTCGAGAGGGAATGAAAATCTGGACTTCTTCAAAGAAAGTCCGAGAGGCCCGAAAGACAAACCTTGAACTTCTCCTCTCCAACCATCCTCTCGACTGCCAGCTCTGTGACCGAAATGGGTCCTGTGAATTGCAGGATCTTGCGTACCAGTTTGGGGTTCGAGAAATTCGTTTCCAAGGAGAGCGCAAGGTCTACGAAGTGGATCGGAGTAGCCCCTCGGTAAAAAGGGACCCGAACCGTTGCATTCTCTGTGGACGCTGTGTCCGTACCTGTCGAGAGGTTCAGACAGTTTGTGCGATTGATTTTGCCAATCGGGGATTTGAGACTGTTATCAGTCCCTCTCTTGGGCTGCCCCTTGGAGAAAGCGTCTGTGTGAACTGCGGTCAGTGCATTCTCGCCTGCCCAACAGGGGCACTCTCTGAGGTAAGCCATGTGGAAATGGTCTGGGAAGCCATTAACGATCCGGAGAAGTTTGTCATTCTTCAGACCGCTCCTGCCATTCGTGTGAGTATCGGTGAACCTTTTGGCCTTCCACCGGGGACTGTTACGACCGGGAAAATGGTTGCAGCCTTCCGCCGTCTTGGGTTTGACAAGGTTTTCGACACGAACTTTGCCGCCGATCTCACCATTATTGAGGAGGGCCACGAGTTCATTGCTCGCTTGAAACAGGGTGGTAAGCTCCCACTCATCACCTCCTGTAGCCCTGGGTGGATTAAGTTCATGGAGCATTTCTATCCGGAGCTCATGGAGAACGTTTCAACCTGTAAGTCTCCTCAACAGATGTTCGGTGCAGTGGCTAAGACATACTACGCCCAGAAATTAGGCATTGATCCTCAAAATATGGTCGTTGTTTCCATCATGCCGTGCACGGCGAAGAAGTTTGAGTGCCAGCGGGATGAGATGCGAGCCAGCGGGTTCCAGGACGTAGACTTTTCCCTCACCACAAGAGAGGCAGCACGCATGTTGAAGGAGAAGGGCATCGACCTTCGGGAAATGCCTGAAGAAGATTTCGACGACCCCTTGGGCATTTCCACCGGAGCCGCGGCGGTCTTTGGAGCTACCGGTGGAGTCATGGAGGCTGCACTTCGCTCGGTCTACGAGATTCTCACCGGGAAAACGCTTGAAAAGGTTGATTTCTACAGTGTCCGGGGTATGGACGGGGTAAAGGAGGCAACTGTCGATATCAACGGTATGGAGGTCCATGTGGCTGTTGCCCATGGTCTTGGTAATGCCCGGAAAGTGCTCGATGAGGTGAAGGCGGGTCGCTCCAAGTACCACTTCATCGAAATCATGGCCTGTCCTGGAGGATGCATCGGTGGCGGTGGACAGCCCATTCCAACCAATCTCGAGATTCGTATGAAGCGTATTGAAGCCATTTACCAGGTTGACCGAAGTTTGCCGTTGCGGAAGTCCCATGAGAACCCGGCCATCAAGCGTCTCTATGAGGAGTTCCTGGGTGAACCGAATGGAGAACGGGCGCACCATCTCCTCCACACCCACTATGTTCCCCGGGAACGGATGTAGTTTTCTCCTTGCGCTTGATCCGGGACGGGAGAAGGTGGGAATCGCAATCCTCAGAAGAGATGGGAGCGTGGTTTTCCAAAGGGTTTCCCCTCTTGGGGAGGTAGAGGAAATCATCGGGGAACTCAAGAAACGGTATAATCTTGAGGAAGCCGTTCTGGGAGGGGGTACAGGGAGTGCTGCTGTACTCCCTCTCCTTGAACGCATGGGGTTTCGAGTCCACCGTGTGGATGAACGGGGGAGCTCAGAAGAGGCGCGACGGTTGTACCTTAAGGAGTGCCGTATTCGAGGATGGAAAAGGGTGGTCGCTTTCTTGAGTTTCCTTTTTTCATCCAGGAGTTTCGACGACTGGCAAGCGGTGGTCATTGGACGAAGGTTTTTAGGGAGAACCGGAAAAGGCCATGGGTGACGAGGACCGTTTCCAAAGAGACGTCGTGCACCTTGCCCGTGAAGCCATCGCCTATTACCTGAGGAACAGGAAGTACCTTCCTGTTCCTTTAGACCTCCATCCCCGTTTGTACCAGGAGCGTCGGGGCGTTTTTGTATCCTTGAAGAGGGGAAAGGCATTGCGGGGGTGTATCGGAACATATCTTCCCCAGCAGGAGAACATTGCTGAGGAGATTACCCACAATGCGGTGAGTGCAGCAACGCAAGACCCCCGTTTCCCCCCTGTGACCCTCGAGGAACTCGATGCTCTTACCATTTCGGTCGATATCCTGAGCCCTCCTGAGCCGGTAACAGATCTCGCAAGCCTTGACCCTAAAAAGTACGGTGTGATTGTGGAGAGTGGATGGAAGAGAGGGTTGCTCCTTCCTGACATTGAGGGGGTAGACACGGTGGAGGAGCAGATTCGTATTGCGTCGATGAAGGCAGGTATAACCCCCCGGGAACCGGTGACAGTGTACCGCTTCACGGTTGAACGGTACAGAGAAAAGGACTCATGAAGGAAGCACGGTTCTTTGAGAGGAGTAATCATGAAGTCACCTGTCTCCTCTGTCCCCATCACTGCCGTATCCCCGAGGGAAGAACCGGTATATGCCGTGTTCGGAAAAACACAGATGGAACCCTTTACGCCCTCACGTATGGAAAGGTCTCTTCCATTGCCATTGACCCTATTGAAAAGAAGCCTTTGTACCATTTCTGCCCTGGGAGCAGGATTCTCTCCATTGGCAGCGTGGGGTGTAACTTTCAATGCCCTTTCTGTCAGAACTGGCAGATTTCTCAGGTTGGATTTGGTGACTTCCCACTCCATGAGGTTACCCCTGAAGCACTCCTTGAAATTGCAAAGAGGGAACAATCTATTGGGATTTCCTTCACCTACAACGAGCCTTTCATATGGTGGGAATTTGTGCACGATGTGGCGTTGCTCTTCCGAAAAGAGGGGTTGAAGAACGTCCTTGTAACCAACGGATATGTAGAAAGGGAACCCCTGGTGAAGCTCCTTCCCCTTGTTGATGCCCTGAACATCGACCTCAAATCCATAGACGAAAGCTTCTACAGGCACCACTGCAAGGCTCGACTCTCTCCCGTTCTCTCTACCATTGAAATCTCCTGGAAAGCAGGCGTTCATGTGGAACTTACGCATCTTGTGGTAACAGGGCTCAATGATACCCTGGAGGGAGTGCAGAGGCTCGTTGACTGGGTGGCGAATCTCTCTCCCTCTATTCCGCTGCACATTTCCAGGTATTTCCCAGCCTATAAACTCTCCCATTCCCCAACCTCTCTTGGTTTTTTGGAGGAAGCTTTCGCGATAGCCCGGGAAAAACTGCATTTTGTATACCTTGGAAATGTATGGGATGAGGAGAAAAGCTCGACCTTTTGCCCCTCCTGTGGTAAGGTAGTTGTTGTCCGGCATGGATACACTACTCGGGTTGTGGGCCTTGATGGGACCCGATGTCGCTTCTGTGGAGCCGATCTCCCCTTCGTGCTCTCCTGAGATGGCTACTCCTTGCAGCCGGAGGAGTCTTGGTCGTCTTTCACCTTTCTTCTGAAACCTTTTTGCGGAAAACCTTCCTTGGCTTTGATACCTTCATCGAGGTGGAACTTCCAAGAAGAGATGCCTCCCTTTTTTCCGAAATCGCCCTTCTCGTTCACCGGTACAATAGCCTCTGGAATCGCTTCTCTCCTCAGAGTTCCATAGCGCGCATTAATCATACCTCCAACTCTTGGGTTCCCCTCGATGCGGAGACATTCCACCTTTTGGAAGAGGCATTTGCCCTCTCGGAGAAAACGAAAGGCATGTTCTGTCCTCTGATTGGAGGTCTCATGGATCTCTGGGGGTTTTCTGGAAAGCCCCATGTTCCCGATCCCCAGGACCTTGAGCGAGAACTCAAGAACATCCGAGAAAGTACTATAATGTTCGACAGAAAGGAAAAAGCGGTGCTCCGGAAAGGAGAGGCAAAGCTTGATCTTGGGGGCATTGCTAAAGGGTACTTTGTGGACCTCCTTGTCCGTTTCCTTAGGGAGAGAAACGTGGAATCCTTTCTCATCAACGCAGGGGGGACGGTCTTTGGATCGGGAAAAGTATGGAGGGTGGGCATTCTCCATCCCCGGAGGGAAGGGCTCCTTGGACGGGTACGGATACGGGACCTCTGTGTTTCAACCTCGGCGGACTACTTCCGGTTCTTTGAAGAGAACGGAAGAAGGTACCACCACATCCTGAATCCTCGGAATGGGTATCCTGGAGAAACCTTCATAAGTGTTACGGTGGTTGCTCCGCAGGGTACCCTTGCAGATGTCCTGTCCACGGTGATTATGGCAGGGGATGAAGCCTTTCTCTCTCACATCCTTGAGGAGTTTCCCGAAGTTGCTGTGCTTGCAGTAAGAAAAGACGGTTCGGTGTTTCTTTCTCCGAAAATGCGGGAACTTTTTGAGGCTACCCATGAAACGTAAAGTCTTGTTCCTTGCAGTGCTCTTTTTCGTATCCTTGCAGATTATGGTTACCGTAACTCGCTTACCCGAGGGGAAAGATATCCGAGGCATTCGTTTCCTTGCCTTTCCACTCTACCGAGGAGGGCTTGTGGTGTACAATCTCTTCCGTTCCTGGGGAGAGCTCTTTAAGGAAAAAAGGATGCTCCTTGAGGAAAACGCACGCCTCAAGGAAGAGCTTGGACAGGTACGGGGAGAGAAGGTACTCCTTGAAGAAGAGCTTGAGCGGCTTCGAATGGAGATTGAGGCAACACGCATTGAAGAACGCTTCTCTTTTGAGGTTATTCCCGCCCAGGTTATTGGGAGAAACCCTTACGACTGGCTTGGGAGCATCACCATTGACCGAGGGGGAGAGGATGGGGTTACGGTAGGACTGGCAGTCGTCACGTACCAGGGCATGGTTGGACGAGTGGAGCGAGTATACCCTCGTTACGCTGAGGTTCGGCTCCTCCTTAGCCCTTCTCTTGCCCTGGGGGTTCTTGTGCAGCGCACTCGAGATCTCGGAGTTCTTTCCGGTGATGGCAGGGGAACGTGCACCGTAAAGTATATCCCCAGAGATTCCCAAGTTGCAGAAGGGGATCTCATCATTACCTCGGGCCTCGGCGAGAAAGTCCCTCGGGGTATCATAGTGGGAAGAGTCAGTAAAGTTCAGGAACGTCCGGGGGACCTCTTCAAGGAGATTGTTGTGGAACCGAGCTGTGATTTCTCGAGACTGGGAAGAGTGTTTGTGATCCGATGAAGGCCTGGGTTGATGTTCTCATCATTATCTTTCTCTTTCTCCTTGAGTTCCTCTGCGTTTCTTTCCTTTCCTTGTTTTTGCCCCTCTTCCACTATGTGAATGTGCTCCTCCCAGGAGGGATGTTTTTCTTGTACACTGGAGAACGCTTTGCCTTTCGTCTTTCTCTTCTTCTGGGAGGTGCCTTTCTTCTTGAGGTGCTCTCCTTTTCTCCATTCGGATTGTGGCTTTTCAGGGTTTCATTCCTCCTTGGGATTGCTCTCCTCTGGATAGAAGTGTTTTCTCGGGGAACCGTATCACTTGCGGTATTCTTTGCCCTCTATCCGTTCTTAGAGTTCCTTCTGGAACGCTTTGTGGTTTTACCTGTCACCGGCTCG from Candidatus Caldatribacterium sp. includes the following:
- the nuoE gene encoding NADH-quinone oxidoreductase subunit NuoE; this encodes MEFVYQDIEEIIAKHQEERTPLLCILEEVQEKWGYLPKDVLGYIAKRLDIPSSTVYGVATFYAFLETKPVGKYVIRVCKSTPCHVRGATNVLEALKRELGIREGQTTKDGKFTLEVTSCLGVCGVAPAMMINDVTYGNLTEDRIREVLAIYRD
- the nuoF gene encoding NADH-quinone oxidoreductase subunit NuoF — translated: MLYRAHVLVEVTSNSIALGAAQVKEQLEREIARLGLQNEVKVLETGSFGAAIPSPFVAVYPDNVVYAPVKVQDVRRIVEEHLLKGRVVKDLLFLGERGREVAAFLPPSPAAKEKRVVLRNCGLIDPLNIEEYIARDGYMALAKVLTEMTPEEVIEVVKRSGLQGRGGAGFPTGLKWEFTRKADGEEKYIVCNADEGEPGTFKDRLILEGDPHSVLEAMAIAGYAVGAKEGYIYVRAEYPQSIRHLEVAIAQARERGLLGEKILGTSFSFDVKIRKGAGAYVCGEETALLESIEGKRGEPRVKPPYPPQKGLWGKPTVINNVETLANIPPIILNGAEWFRSIGTPTCPGTKVFTLTGNVNNLGLVEVPMGITLRELVFEIGGGIRGGHGLKLVQTGGPSGGTMTPDLLEVPMAFDTLPRYNSALGSGALTVIDDTHCIVDVVKNFAEFFLHESCGKCTPCRVGNKRVVDILERIAEGLGTPEDLEKLRHLGYNMKATAFCGLGQAAPNPLLRCLEFFQDEFEVHVREKRCPKGICAMKSKSQVKKTVRI
- a CDS encoding iron hydrogenase small subunit, whose amino-acid sequence is MAKTIGEMKEKAQAVSLVTIYLDGREVRVPEGVTILEACRMEGLHIPTLCYFEGLSPWGGCRICVVEVEGQPNLVASCVTPVREGMKIWTSSKKVREARKTNLELLLSNHPLDCQLCDRNGSCELQDLAYQFGVREIRFQGERKVYEVDRSSPSVKRDPNRCILCGRCVRTCREVQTVCAIDFANRGFETVISPSLGLPLGESVCVNCGQCILACPTGALSEVSHVEMVWEAINDPEKFVILQTAPAIRVSIGEPFGLPPGTVTTGKMVAAFRRLGFDKVFDTNFAADLTIIEEGHEFIARLKQGGKLPLITSCSPGWIKFMEHFYPELMENVSTCKSPQQMFGAVAKTYYAQKLGIDPQNMVVVSIMPCTAKKFECQRDEMRASGFQDVDFSLTTREAARMLKEKGIDLREMPEEDFDDPLGISTGAAAVFGATGGVMEAALRSVYEILTGKTLEKVDFYSVRGMDGVKEATVDINGMEVHVAVAHGLGNARKVLDEVKAGRSKYHFIEIMACPGGCIGGGGQPIPTNLEIRMKRIEAIYQVDRSLPLRKSHENPAIKRLYEEFLGEPNGERAHHLLHTHYVPRERM
- the amrA gene encoding AmmeMemoRadiSam system protein A produces the protein MGDEDRFQRDVVHLAREAIAYYLRNRKYLPVPLDLHPRLYQERRGVFVSLKRGKALRGCIGTYLPQQENIAEEITHNAVSAATQDPRFPPVTLEELDALTISVDILSPPEPVTDLASLDPKKYGVIVESGWKRGLLLPDIEGVDTVEEQIRIASMKAGITPREPVTVYRFTVERYREKDS
- the amrS gene encoding AmmeMemoRadiSam system radical SAM enzyme, whose protein sequence is MKEARFFERSNHEVTCLLCPHHCRIPEGRTGICRVRKNTDGTLYALTYGKVSSIAIDPIEKKPLYHFCPGSRILSIGSVGCNFQCPFCQNWQISQVGFGDFPLHEVTPEALLEIAKREQSIGISFTYNEPFIWWEFVHDVALLFRKEGLKNVLVTNGYVEREPLVKLLPLVDALNIDLKSIDESFYRHHCKARLSPVLSTIEISWKAGVHVELTHLVVTGLNDTLEGVQRLVDWVANLSPSIPLHISRYFPAYKLSHSPTSLGFLEEAFAIAREKLHFVYLGNVWDEEKSSTFCPSCGKVVVVRHGYTTRVVGLDGTRCRFCGADLPFVLS
- a CDS encoding FAD:protein FMN transferase, which codes for MSLLWSRSPLRALLRWLLLAAGGVLVVFHLSSETFLRKTFLGFDTFIEVELPRRDASLFSEIALLVHRYNSLWNRFSPQSSIARINHTSNSWVPLDAETFHLLEEAFALSEKTKGMFCPLIGGLMDLWGFSGKPHVPDPQDLERELKNIRESTIMFDRKEKAVLRKGEAKLDLGGIAKGYFVDLLVRFLRERNVESFLINAGGTVFGSGKVWRVGILHPRREGLLGRVRIRDLCVSTSADYFRFFEENGRRYHHILNPRNGYPGETFISVTVVAPQGTLADVLSTVIMAGDEAFLSHILEEFPEVAVLAVRKDGSVFLSPKMRELFEATHET
- the mreC gene encoding rod shape-determining protein MreC, which translates into the protein MKRKVLFLAVLFFVSLQIMVTVTRLPEGKDIRGIRFLAFPLYRGGLVVYNLFRSWGELFKEKRMLLEENARLKEELGQVRGEKVLLEEELERLRMEIEATRIEERFSFEVIPAQVIGRNPYDWLGSITIDRGGEDGVTVGLAVVTYQGMVGRVERVYPRYAEVRLLLSPSLALGVLVQRTRDLGVLSGDGRGTCTVKYIPRDSQVAEGDLIITSGLGEKVPRGIIVGRVSKVQERPGDLFKEIVVEPSCDFSRLGRVFVIR